In a single window of the Necator americanus strain Aroian chromosome X, whole genome shotgun sequence genome:
- a CDS encoding hypothetical protein (NECATOR_CHRX.G22060.T2) has product MLFMYYFLLYFILPAHTFFSKHFADFLEENYGSNFRNLLQRSDLGNTGSFGGKTNENDTIVNDPVIFVHGVSDVAGLKMQAVASHYRAFGYTDGELYSTSYGYGAKLNPLQWTLYSMKCEHVKQIRALILAVRYYARQNVDIVAFSLGVPLSRKAILGGRCVDTNEDLGGPLTPYIETFLGIAGPNHGITLKVAGLTVPACALGTLPICDRVVGLYSGLCPLESEFLNDINRNHHYEGKVVYTIYSHIDEKIGYKVTSSINGEDDHKSFRNLNHDETLDTTYGLQISMIQGRFGGRTQNGVGETNSTDSDVKQIDSLNNVSIHNETISLDEGGGLNVSNIEVQQKTDVTQSSKLEKEEYDDSQLNNIDKIRRFFHEQKYDLLNDDRITSFSSVDSSNNEVGPLFTDENTKKPNSSNNTDNVGTSGYHTRISFRID; this is encoded by the exons ATGCTCtttatgtattattttctcctttattttatacttCCTGCGCATACGTTCTTCAGCAAGCATTTCGCtgattttttggaagagaaCTATGGATCGAACTTCAGAAATCTTTTGCAGAG GAGTGATCTCGGTAACACTGGATCATTTGgaggaaaaacaaatgagaacGACACTATCGTTAACGATCCCGTTATATTTGTGCATGGAGTTTCTGATGTGGCTGGCTTGAAAATGCAGGCAGTGGCTAGTCATTACAG AGCGTTTGGATATACGGATGGTGAATTGTATTCAACATCGTATGGTTATGGAGCAAAACTGAATCCTTTGCAATGGACTCTCTACTCAATGAAATGCGAACACGTGAAACAG ATCCGAGCTCTAATCCTTGCTGTACGATATTATGCCCGACAAAACGTTGATATAGTGGCTTTCTCTCTTGGAGTTCCATTATCCAGAAAGGCGATCTTGGGAG GGCGATGTGTAGATACAAACGAGGATTtgggtggtccgctaacaccCTATATTGAAACGTTTCTAGGGATAGCAGGTCCTAATCATGGAATAACGCTCAAA GTTGCTGGATTAACAGTACCTGCATGCGCACTTGGTACACTCCCGATATGTGATAGAGTAGTTGGCCTCTACTCAGGACTTTGCCCTTTAGAAAGTGAATTTCTCAAT GATATAAATAGAAATCATCACTACGAAGGAAAGGTAGTGTACACTATCTATAGTCACATCGATGAAAAAATAGGATACAAG GTAACTTCTTCCATCAATGGCGAAGATGATCACAAGTCATTTCGGAATTTGAATCACGATGAAACTTTGGATACAACTTATGGACTGCAAATTTCCATGATACAAGGTCGATTCGGCGGAAGGACTCAGAATGGAGTGGGAGAAACGAATAGCACCGACTCAGATGTGAAGCAGATAGACTCCCTAAATAATGTATCCATACATAACGAAACCATCTCCTTAGATGAAGGAGGTGGTCTTAATGTTAGCAACATAGAAGTTCAGCAAAAAACCGATGTCACACAATCCtcgaaattagaaaaagaggaatacGACGATTCCCAATTAAACAATATCGATAAGattagaagattttttcatgaacaaaaatatgatttattgAACGACGATAGAATTACTTCATTTTCGTCAGTGGATTCATCAAACAACGAAGTGGGACCGCTGTTCACAGatgaaaataccaaaaaacCCAACAGCTCTAATAATACCGATAACGTTGGAACAAGCGGATATCATACAAGGATATCTTTCAGAATTGATTAG
- a CDS encoding hypothetical protein (NECATOR_CHRX.G22060.T1): MLFMYYFLLYFILPAHTFFSKHFADFLEENYGSNFRNLLQRSDLGNTGSFGGKTNENDTIVNDPVIFVHGVSDVAGLKMQAVASHYRAFGYTDGELYSTSYGYGAKLNPLQWTLYSMKCEHVKQIRALILAVRYYARQNVDIVAFSLGVPLSRKAILGGRCVDTNEDLGGPLTPYIETFLGIAGPNHGITLKVAGLTVPACALGTLPICDRVVGLYSGLCPLESEFLNDINRNHHYEGKVVYTIYSHIDEKIGYKVCDKVTSSINGEDDHKSFRNLNHDETLDTTYGLQISMIQGRFGGRTQNGVGETNSTDSDVKQIDSLNNVSIHNETISLDEGGGLNVSNIEVQQKTDVTQSSKLEKEEYDDSQLNNIDKIRRFFHEQKYDLLNDDRITSFSSVDSSNNEVGPLFTDENTKKPNSSNNTDNVGTSGYHTRISFRID; the protein is encoded by the exons ATGCTCtttatgtattattttctcctttattttatacttCCTGCGCATACGTTCTTCAGCAAGCATTTCGCtgattttttggaagagaaCTATGGATCGAACTTCAGAAATCTTTTGCAGAG GAGTGATCTCGGTAACACTGGATCATTTGgaggaaaaacaaatgagaacGACACTATCGTTAACGATCCCGTTATATTTGTGCATGGAGTTTCTGATGTGGCTGGCTTGAAAATGCAGGCAGTGGCTAGTCATTACAG AGCGTTTGGATATACGGATGGTGAATTGTATTCAACATCGTATGGTTATGGAGCAAAACTGAATCCTTTGCAATGGACTCTCTACTCAATGAAATGCGAACACGTGAAACAG ATCCGAGCTCTAATCCTTGCTGTACGATATTATGCCCGACAAAACGTTGATATAGTGGCTTTCTCTCTTGGAGTTCCATTATCCAGAAAGGCGATCTTGGGAG GGCGATGTGTAGATACAAACGAGGATTtgggtggtccgctaacaccCTATATTGAAACGTTTCTAGGGATAGCAGGTCCTAATCATGGAATAACGCTCAAA GTTGCTGGATTAACAGTACCTGCATGCGCACTTGGTACACTCCCGATATGTGATAGAGTAGTTGGCCTCTACTCAGGACTTTGCCCTTTAGAAAGTGAATTTCTCAAT GATATAAATAGAAATCATCACTACGAAGGAAAGGTAGTGTACACTATCTATAGTCACATCGATGAAAAAATAGGATACAAGGTTTGTGACAAG GTAACTTCTTCCATCAATGGCGAAGATGATCACAAGTCATTTCGGAATTTGAATCACGATGAAACTTTGGATACAACTTATGGACTGCAAATTTCCATGATACAAGGTCGATTCGGCGGAAGGACTCAGAATGGAGTGGGAGAAACGAATAGCACCGACTCAGATGTGAAGCAGATAGACTCCCTAAATAATGTATCCATACATAACGAAACCATCTCCTTAGATGAAGGAGGTGGTCTTAATGTTAGCAACATAGAAGTTCAGCAAAAAACCGATGTCACACAATCCtcgaaattagaaaaagaggaatacGACGATTCCCAATTAAACAATATCGATAAGattagaagattttttcatgaacaaaaatatgatttattgAACGACGATAGAATTACTTCATTTTCGTCAGTGGATTCATCAAACAACGAAGTGGGACCGCTGTTCACAGatgaaaataccaaaaaacCCAACAGCTCTAATAATACCGATAACGTTGGAACAAGCGGATATCATACAAGGATATCTTTCAGAATTGATTAG
- a CDS encoding hypothetical protein (NECATOR_CHRX.G22061.T1), with the protein MPASALLGTFAFAGFFVTIGCVVLTMLNVLLWGRTLFTLNDFPLWAYDDDHPMNNLTLIAELLAQNKTVYPDLPFAI; encoded by the exons ATGCCGGCATCAGCCTTGTTGGGCACGTTT GCCTTTGCCGGATTCTTCGTTACCATTGGATGTGTAGTGCTCACAATGTTGAATGTTCTGTTATGGGGACGTACGCTTTTCACGCTTAATGATTTTCCACTATGGGCATACGATGATGATCATCCAATGAACAATTTAACACTCATCGCTGAGCTTCTCGCTCAGAATAAAACAGTTTATCCTGATCTTCCTTTCGCTATCTAA
- a CDS encoding hypothetical protein (NECATOR_CHRX.G22062.T1), with product MAKDSRTLRKGAVVQHIAKAHNLKGQLPEESMESLATTIRFVTLNCRTLASELQQAALSRLLRYLRVAEDNSKEAFYDELNALMSKMPSQQVVIVGIDANAKMGIEQSDVLEKWYYPAERTLDNGDSLIHLCEQTGFIIASTFKRNHRRHQLTWQGPTLLTPEEQRKRKMRTLKLQLDYVLARNIPRSSQLQDTVPQKKPRSFLFMFDYGPGRSLTLLIWRDNLQTLLDRQAPSAPELKDVHRPTYTVNKQPPTESELPVCIQKMNNGKSGGDDGSSAEMLKYLSPSGIREMAKIIRPMWINEWIPDSWRHVIIIPFHKKLSITDPRNYRGISLLCVMYKVLERIILDRLIKHREDTTRDEQAGFCPDRSTITGIRVNGQPTELVDEFCYLSYMLKNVRERCSAKRPLLHFSP from the exons atggcgaaagattcccgtACATTGCGAAAAGGTGccgtcgtccagcacatcgccaaagcccataacctgaaaggtcaactgcctgaagagagcatggaatctttagcaacaaccattcgtttcgtcacgctgaactgccgaacactagcgagcgaactccaacaagccgccctctctaggcttctgcgatatctccgtgtcgctgaggacaacagtaaggaggccttctatgatgaactcaatgcgttgatgtctaaaatgccaagccagcaggtggtcattgtcggaatcgacgcaaatgcgaagatggggatcgaacaatccgatgtgctagaaaaatggtattatccagcggagcgcacgttgGACAACGGTGACAGCCTGATCCACttatgcgaacagacgggcttCATCAtagcttccacgtttaagaggaatcatcgacgccatcagctcacgtggcaggggccAACCCTTTTAActcctgaagagcagcgcaagcggaagatgaggactcttaaacttcagctcgactacgttctggcgaggaacattcctcg ttcttctcagcttcaagatacggttccacaaaaGAAACCAAGGAGTTTTCTATTCATGTTCGactacggaccaggaagaagcttaacTCTTCTAATTTGGAGAGATAACTTACAGACCTTACTGGATCGGCAAgcgccgtcagctcctgaactcaaggacgttcataggccgacatatACGGTTAACAAGcaaccaccgaccgagtcggagcttccggtctgtatccaaaagatgaacaatggaaaatctggtggtgACGACGGAagtagcgcagaaatgctgaaatatctttctccatctgggattcgtgagatggcAAAGATCATCCGTCCAATGTGGATAAACGAatggatacctgactcgtggagacatgttatcataattcccttccacaagaagttatccatcacggaccctaggaattatcgaggaatttctttactgtgtgttatgtacaaggtattggagcgcattatcctggaccgactcattaaacatcgcgaagacacaacgcgcgacgagcaagctggcttttgtcCTGACCGATCTACGATTACTGGAATCAGGGTGAACGGACAGCCAACCGAACTTGTAGACGAGTTCTGTTACTTGAGTTATATGCTAAAAAAcgtacgagagagatgttcagcaaagaggccacttctgcatttctctccttaa
- a CDS encoding hypothetical protein (NECATOR_CHRX.G22063.T1) — MYIRSRDNVLADDAAFFSDVCPVQIGDGAYDTTFPCLLSRIIPFSKHIELLLKAHLCVPINSNDSRLLDEYIEYQCVEFIIKSVFIIVFSGLRRHVNTYDSEVVLSAIPQSYKAASSRC; from the coding sequence ATGTACATTCGTTCTCGCGATAACGTTTTAGCTGACGACGCAGCATTCTTCTCAGACGTTTGTCCGGTTCAGATCGGCGATGGTGCTTACGACACGACATTTCCATGTTTGCTTAGCagaataataccattttccaagcaTATCGAACTGTTGTTAAAAGCCCATCTTTGCGTTCCCATCAATTCCAACGATAGCCGCCTGCTGGATGAGTATATTGAATATCAGTGTGTTGAGTTCATCATCAAAAGCGTCTTTATAATTGTCTTCAGCGGTCTTCGTAGGCACGTGAACACTTATGATTCAGAGGTTGTGCTCTCTGCGATTCCGCAGTCATACAAAGCCGCTTCTTCACgatgttga
- a CDS encoding hypothetical protein (NECATOR_CHRX.G22064.T1), whose translation MYIKSDRVRKDVGGQEPKENLWPTKTVIVTPMQSVLLDYEAGKFFRLIEEMNRRSTAAVRTPIGFNSLLKVETEERQGPVPDRSLFNSAVDIMRKQLSKAGDAVTFASSSATLQHVVNLVSKLAAMYSLRLRPDKCMQMWISARPLSGIRVNGQPIELVDEFCYSGCIQKNDGTHEVDILQRCANATCAFNSSKKVFVVDLIGQRSQGASLPIRNSPYYDERIGDLGSAVNGDGET comes from the exons ATGTACATCAAGAGCGACCGAGTTCGAAAGgacgtgggaggacaagaacccaaAGAAAACCTATGGCCAACCAAGACCGTAATCGTCACGCCTATGCAATCGGTCCTCCTAGACTACGAAGCCG GAAAGTTCTTTCGCCTAATCGAGGAGATGAACAGAAGATCAACTGCTGCTGTTCGAACACCAATTGGATTCAATTCGCTGTTGAAAGTGGAAACTGAGGAAAGACAGGGGCCTGTCCCGGACCGTTCCTTGTTCAACTCTGCCGTCGATATCATGCGAAAACAGTTGAGCAAG GCCGGCGATGCAGTGACATTCGCTTCAAGCAGCGCAACGTTGCAACATGtcgtcaaccttgtatcgaaattagctgcaatGTACAGTTTACGTctccgccctgataaatgtatgcagatgtggatctccgCGAGACCCTTATCAGGAATCAGGGTGAACGGACAACCAATTGAACTTgtagatgagttctgttattccGGTTGCATACAGAAAAACGACGGCACTCACGAGGTGGATATTCTACAAAGATGCGCCAATGCCACTTGTGCATTCAACTcctcaaaaaaagtgtttgtggTTGACCTCATCGGTCAACGAAGTCAAggtgcgagtctacctattcgCAACTCCCCTTATTATGATgaacggatcggagacttgggcagcgccgTCAACGGTGATGGAGAAACTTGA
- a CDS encoding hypothetical protein (NECATOR_CHRX.G22065.T1): MANQDRNRHAYAIGPPRLRSRFRLSLPRPSFQRADGISGKFFRLIEEMNRRSTAAVRTPIGFNSLLKVETEERQGPVPDRSLFNSAVDIMRKQLSKVPRCRSSTIWTSLGQDRVGRRCSDIRFKQRNVATCRQPCIEISCNVQFTSPP; encoded by the coding sequence ATGGCCAACCAAGACCGTAATCGTCACGCCTATGCAATCGGTCCTCCTAGACTACGAAGCCGGTTCCGACTCTCCTTACCGAGACCGTCTTTTCAACGCGCTGATGGTATTTCAGGAAAGTTCTTTCGCCTAATCGAGGAGATGAACAGAAGATCAACTGCTGCTGTTCGAACACCAATTGGATTCAATTCGCTGTTGAAAGTGGAAACTGAGGAAAGACAGGGGCCTGTCCCGGACCGTTCCTTGTTCAACTCTGCCGTCGATATCATGCGAAAACAGTTGAGCAAGGTTCCGCGATGTCGTTCTAGCACCATCTGGACGTCTCTTGGTCAAGATCGAGTAGGCCGGCGATGCAGTGACATTCGCTTCAAGCAGCGCAACGTTGCAACATGtcgtcaaccttgtatcgaaattagctgcaatGTACAGTTTACGTctccgccctga
- a CDS encoding hypothetical protein (NECATOR_CHRX.G22066.T1), with product MESSRGILRFLEDYRSSIVICGAPTFFLPLLFFFPDNEKTFSDETTTIGLHTGRSKGMHIGLVAAIIAVILPSKAAYHDFDVKQAQCAYVVSIMGFYWMFEVLPLAITALIPMVAFPFFEIMKSEDVAQAYLPDTSFLFIGGLMVAVAVEKSELHTRIALFVLKTVGSRPKWIMAGFMGVTGFLSMWISNTATAALMVPIVQSVITELVTNHRGLIALTPTTHLNCMSVGNPVVPQMFTLSHHSNRYPNTREIMSSRMHEILALSEVHSIENRRRSVDMRRLSIPQENVLVAHQKDMSNLFTPREHLMAKGLLISVCFAANIGGSATITGTASNLVLLGQLEKLFPNADTGINFLSWITFAFPQAVLCLAFCWFVLNIVFLRNAPQGSAIVSRKLKEKYDKLPSTTFAEVAVMVCFVLLLGLWMLREPQIIPGFGAYFKRGYITDATSAVFVVLLLFIIPDKKPMCYQRDRGRSGHYTVRNSLLDWPTIQERFPWSVVLLLGGGFALAAGVKESHLSIEIGEVMHRLSVFPVNVIMFICICITVGLTNICSNTVIASIFIPIVAELARSLDINPLLFMLPVAISSSFAFLFPVATPPNAIVFGTGLVQVTDMPNSAYSHRRRGFAFGWPPLGLGTFPGQLGQGDPMVSLKCDQESDDSFLRLCKSERQNFDIFPRVIRRYATSCLFE from the exons ATGGAGAGTTCTAG GGGAATTCTGAGGTTTCTTGAAGACTACCGGTCATCAATCGTCATATGTGGAGCACCAACCTTTTTTCTAccacttctcttcttctttccggATAACGAG AAAACCTTTTCTGATGAGACCACTACTATTGGTCTGCACACCGGTCGCAGTAAGGGCATGCACATTGGGTTAGTTGCTGCGATAATTGCTGTTATACTAccttcaaaggcagcgtaccacgattttgacgtg aaacaagCACAATGCGCATATGTGGTATCGATTATGGGTTTCTACTGGATGTTCGAG gTTCTACCTCTAGCCATCACCGCTCTGATCCCTATGGTGGCTTTTCCATTCTTTGAAATAATGAAGAGTGAAGACGTCGCCCAGGCTTACCTTCCG GACACTTCGTTTCTATTTATCGGTGGATTGATGGTTGCTGTAGCCGTAGAGAAATCAGAACTGCACACTCGAATTGCGTTGTTTGTCCTGAAGACTGTAGGATCTCGTCCAAAATG GATTATGGCTGGTTTCATGGGAGTCACCGGATTTTTAAG TATGTGGATATCGAACACAGCTACGGCAGCATTGATGGTTCCTATAGTGCAGTCCGTGATTACTGAACTAGTCACTAACCATAG GGGTCTCATCGCGCTGACCCCTACTACTCATCTAAACTGTATGTCTGTCGGGAACCCAGTAGTA CCTCAAATGTTCACTTTATCTCATCATAGCAATCGATATCCTAATACTAGAGAAATCATGAGTTCTAGAATGCATGAGATTCTGGCATTATCCGAAGTGCATTCGATTGAGAATCGCCGACGAAGTGTAGATATGCGCCGTTTATCTATTCCTCAAGAGAACGTTTTAGTTGCTCATCAAAA AGACATGAGTAACCTCTTTACACCTCGCGAACACTTAATGGCTAAAGGGTTGCTTATTTCTGTATGTTTTGCGGCTAACATTGGAGGATCAGCAACAATTACAGGAACAGCATCCAATCTAGTACTTCTTGGACAACTGGAGAA gTTATTTCCCAATGCTGACACAGGGATAAATTTTTTGTCATGGATTACGTTTGCATTTCCACAAGCTGTACTGTGTTTGGCATTTTGTTG GTTTGTCCTCAATATTGTTTTCCTACGGAACGCTCCACAAGGATCTGCAATTGTTTCTCGGAAACTAAAAGAGAAGTATGACAAACTTCCGAGTACCACATTTGCAGAG GTAGCTGTAATGGTATGTTTTGTGCTTTTACTTGGGCTATGGATGCTCAGAGAACCACAAATAATCCCAGGATTTGGAGCTTATTTCAAGAGAGG CTACATCACCGATGCCACAAGCgctgtttttgttgttcttttactCTTTATCATCCCTGACAAGAAACCGATGTGTTACCAGAGAG aTAGAGGCAGAAGTGGCCACTACACTGTTAGAAATTCTCTACTTGATTGGCCCACAATTCAAGAGCGTTTTCCATGGAGTGTTGTGTTGCTGCTTGGTGGTGGCTTTGCACTAGCAGCAGGAGTAAAG GAATCTCACTTATCGATTGAAATTGGAGAAGTGATGCATCGACTTTCTGTATTCCCAGTAAATGTTAtaatgtttatttgtatttgtataaCAGTTGGTCTCACCAATATTTGTTCGAATACAGTCATCGCCTCGATTTTCATACCAATTGTCGCCGAATTAGCTAG atcTCTTGACATCAACCCGCTATTATTCATGCTACCTGTAGCCATTTCATCTTCGTTTGCATTTCTTTTCCCTGTCGCGACACCACCAAACGCTATTGTTTTTGGAACAGGTCTTGTACAAGTCACCGATATG CCTAACTCAGCTTATTCGCATCGTCGTCGAGGTTTTGCTTTCGGGTGGCCTCCTCTTGGTCTCGGAACATTCCCAGGGCAACTTGGACAAGGCGATCCAATGGTTTCGTTAAAATGTGACCAAGAAAGCGATGACAGTTTTCTGCGATTATGTAAGAGCGAGAGGCaaaattttgacatttttcctCGTGTCATACGCCGTTATGCCACGTCATGTCTTTTtgagtaa
- a CDS encoding hypothetical protein (NECATOR_CHRX.G22066.T3), with amino-acid sequence MESSRGILRFLEDYRSSIVICGAPTFFLPLLFFFPDNEKQAQCAYVVSIMGFYWMFEVLPLAITALIPMVAFPFFEIMKSEDVAQAYLPDTSFLFIGGLMVAVAVEKSELHTRIALFVLKTVGSRPKWIMAGFMGVTGFLSMWISNTATAALMVPIVQSVITELVTNHRMHEILALSEVHSIENRRRSVDMRRLSIPQENVLVAHQKDMSNLFTPREHLMAKGLLISVCFAANIGGSATITGTASNLVLLGQLEKLFPNADTGINFLSWITFAFPQAVLCLAFCWFVLNIVFLRNAPQGSAIVSRKLKEKYDKLPSTTFAEVAVMVCFVLLLGLWMLREPQIIPGFGAYFKRGYITDATSAVFVVLLLFIIPDKKPMCYQRDRGRSGHYTVRNSLLDWPTIQERFPWSVVLLLGGGFALAAGVKESHLSIEIGEVMHRLSVFPVNVIMFICICITVGLTNICSNTVIASIFIPIVAELARSLDINPLLFMLPVAISSSFAFLFPVATPPNAIVFGTGLVQVTDMPNSAYSHRRRGFAFGWPPLGLGTFPGQLGQGDPMVSLKCDQESDDSFLRLCKSERQNFDIFPRVIRRYATSCLFE; translated from the exons ATGGAGAGTTCTAG GGGAATTCTGAGGTTTCTTGAAGACTACCGGTCATCAATCGTCATATGTGGAGCACCAACCTTTTTTCTAccacttctcttcttctttccggATAACGAG aaacaagCACAATGCGCATATGTGGTATCGATTATGGGTTTCTACTGGATGTTCGAG gTTCTACCTCTAGCCATCACCGCTCTGATCCCTATGGTGGCTTTTCCATTCTTTGAAATAATGAAGAGTGAAGACGTCGCCCAGGCTTACCTTCCG GACACTTCGTTTCTATTTATCGGTGGATTGATGGTTGCTGTAGCCGTAGAGAAATCAGAACTGCACACTCGAATTGCGTTGTTTGTCCTGAAGACTGTAGGATCTCGTCCAAAATG GATTATGGCTGGTTTCATGGGAGTCACCGGATTTTTAAG TATGTGGATATCGAACACAGCTACGGCAGCATTGATGGTTCCTATAGTGCAGTCCGTGATTACTGAACTAGTCACTAACCATAG AATGCATGAGATTCTGGCATTATCCGAAGTGCATTCGATTGAGAATCGCCGACGAAGTGTAGATATGCGCCGTTTATCTATTCCTCAAGAGAACGTTTTAGTTGCTCATCAAAA AGACATGAGTAACCTCTTTACACCTCGCGAACACTTAATGGCTAAAGGGTTGCTTATTTCTGTATGTTTTGCGGCTAACATTGGAGGATCAGCAACAATTACAGGAACAGCATCCAATCTAGTACTTCTTGGACAACTGGAGAA gTTATTTCCCAATGCTGACACAGGGATAAATTTTTTGTCATGGATTACGTTTGCATTTCCACAAGCTGTACTGTGTTTGGCATTTTGTTG GTTTGTCCTCAATATTGTTTTCCTACGGAACGCTCCACAAGGATCTGCAATTGTTTCTCGGAAACTAAAAGAGAAGTATGACAAACTTCCGAGTACCACATTTGCAGAG GTAGCTGTAATGGTATGTTTTGTGCTTTTACTTGGGCTATGGATGCTCAGAGAACCACAAATAATCCCAGGATTTGGAGCTTATTTCAAGAGAGG CTACATCACCGATGCCACAAGCgctgtttttgttgttcttttactCTTTATCATCCCTGACAAGAAACCGATGTGTTACCAGAGAG aTAGAGGCAGAAGTGGCCACTACACTGTTAGAAATTCTCTACTTGATTGGCCCACAATTCAAGAGCGTTTTCCATGGAGTGTTGTGTTGCTGCTTGGTGGTGGCTTTGCACTAGCAGCAGGAGTAAAG GAATCTCACTTATCGATTGAAATTGGAGAAGTGATGCATCGACTTTCTGTATTCCCAGTAAATGTTAtaatgtttatttgtatttgtataaCAGTTGGTCTCACCAATATTTGTTCGAATACAGTCATCGCCTCGATTTTCATACCAATTGTCGCCGAATTAGCTAG atcTCTTGACATCAACCCGCTATTATTCATGCTACCTGTAGCCATTTCATCTTCGTTTGCATTTCTTTTCCCTGTCGCGACACCACCAAACGCTATTGTTTTTGGAACAGGTCTTGTACAAGTCACCGATATG CCTAACTCAGCTTATTCGCATCGTCGTCGAGGTTTTGCTTTCGGGTGGCCTCCTCTTGGTCTCGGAACATTCCCAGGGCAACTTGGACAAGGCGATCCAATGGTTTCGTTAAAATGTGACCAAGAAAGCGATGACAGTTTTCTGCGATTATGTAAGAGCGAGAGGCaaaattttgacatttttcctCGTGTCATACGCCGTTATGCCACGTCATGTCTTTTtgagtaa